Proteins from a genomic interval of Mycoplasmopsis columboralis:
- the ychF gene encoding redox-regulated ATPase YchF: MALKAGIVGLPNVGKSTLFSALTKKQVEASNYAFTTIEPNISTVALKDERLDKLAEIIQPNKIVHATFDFVDIAGLVQGASKGEGLGNKFLANIREVDAIIHVIRCFENKNIMHVADSVNPVRDKEIINYELILADLETINNVLNRVAKKAKSGDKQSIIEQNAALKIKQALESEIPAREVSLSEEELHYIKGYHLLTLKPIIYVANLSNEQIANYSEDPLFNALKNSLKDEDKLLPISVHLESELITLEDENEKLELLNMYGIEKSGLDILTREAFDLLNLETYFTAGVVEVRAWVYHKGWAAPRCAGVIHTDFEKKFIKADVIAYEDFIAHNGEQGARNAGKMRSEGKNYIMQDGDVCHFKFGK, from the coding sequence ATGGCATTAAAAGCAGGAATTGTAGGACTTCCTAATGTTGGAAAAAGCACCTTATTTAGCGCGCTGACTAAAAAACAAGTAGAAGCATCAAATTACGCTTTTACTACTATTGAACCAAATATTTCAACAGTGGCTTTAAAGGATGAACGTTTAGATAAGTTAGCTGAAATTATTCAACCAAACAAAATTGTGCATGCAACTTTTGATTTTGTGGATATTGCCGGACTGGTACAAGGAGCTTCTAAAGGAGAAGGGCTTGGAAACAAGTTTTTAGCTAACATTCGTGAAGTAGATGCAATCATTCATGTCATTAGATGTTTTGAAAACAAAAACATCATGCATGTGGCTGATAGTGTCAATCCAGTTAGAGATAAAGAAATTATTAACTATGAACTTATATTAGCTGATTTAGAAACCATTAACAATGTCTTAAATCGGGTAGCTAAAAAAGCCAAAAGCGGTGACAAACAATCAATTATTGAACAAAATGCCGCTCTTAAAATTAAGCAAGCTTTAGAGAGTGAAATTCCTGCTCGAGAAGTGTCTTTAAGTGAAGAAGAACTTCACTACATTAAGGGATATCACTTACTAACTTTAAAACCAATTATTTACGTGGCTAACTTAAGCAATGAGCAAATTGCTAACTATAGTGAAGATCCCCTTTTTAATGCCTTAAAAAACTCTCTTAAAGATGAAGATAAATTACTCCCTATTTCAGTGCATCTTGAAAGTGAATTAATCACTTTAGAAGATGAAAATGAAAAATTAGAATTACTAAACATGTATGGTATTGAAAAAAGTGGACTAGATATTTTAACTCGAGAAGCTTTTGATTTACTGAACTTAGAAACTTACTTTACTGCGGGAGTAGTAGAAGTTAGAGCTTGAGTGTATCACAAAGGGTGAGCCGCCCCTAGATGTGCGGGAGTAATTCACACTGATTTTGAAAAAAAATTTATTAAAGCTGATGTAATTGCTTATGAAGACTTTATTGCTCACAATGGTGAACAAGGAGCTCGTAACGCAGGTAAAATGCGTTCAGAAGGTAAAAACTATATCATGCAAGATGGAGATGTGTGCCACTTTAAATTTGGAAAATAA
- the ligA gene encoding NAD-dependent DNA ligase LigA — MKNTSKDNLTFIKKRIAELVEQINFWNYEYYDLDFPSVSDTQYDEAYQELVELENLYPALIKKNSPTQKIGGTSSNKFVKFTHAKSMLSLNKAYSIEDVVKFDSDVSKVTLTNHSYSLEPKIDGLSISLHYQGGVFVRAVTRGDGEIGEVVTENIKQIQNIPLTINYNNDLEIRGEVYLSKHNYNVANEKIKIEHYFNLALKNLKNLNTVLENNLLTSEYKNKIQELLNKITNTANLNLSFEDLKTFTQEINHLISQNTFVDFSAENSAPKLFANPRNAASGTLRQLDLNVVKQRNLDYFVYEVVDPNTHGINSQIKALAFLKDLGFVVNEYIYQANSLEDVINKINDFKDIKATLPYDCDGFVIKVNEMKFWDQLGFTSKFPKYAIAFKYETEEAITKIMDISAEVGRTGKITYLAKLEPVQLNQTTVSAATLHNYEYVLNMNLNVGDLVKVIKSGEIIPKVIALVQKNTTQVFPKILHCPSCNSLLQQNQDLVDQFCVNQNCNEKIIRALIHFASRDAMNIMDLGEENIRMFYKEKLLNNILDIYNLHQKRELLETLPKIGKRKVQKLIASVEKSKQTTLAKALFAIGIKTIGSQVAELITQEITQLSDLITLNLDKLTQINTIGNTIVENLRIFVQNPQNQELLRHLDSLLTYEKITKTNKLQGLTFVITGTLSQGRDYYKNLIVQNGAKVSSSVSSNTSYVLAGENAGSKLDKAIALNVKIINEEQFNELIK; from the coding sequence ATGAAAAATACTTCTAAAGATAATTTAACTTTTATTAAAAAAAGAATAGCTGAATTAGTTGAACAAATTAACTTTTGAAACTATGAATACTATGATTTGGATTTTCCAAGTGTTAGTGATACACAATATGATGAGGCTTATCAAGAACTGGTTGAGCTAGAAAATTTATATCCAGCCCTAATTAAAAAGAATTCACCCACTCAAAAAATCGGAGGAACTTCTTCTAATAAATTTGTTAAATTTACTCACGCTAAGTCAATGCTTTCTTTAAATAAAGCATACTCAATTGAGGATGTGGTTAAATTTGATTCGGATGTATCAAAGGTAACTTTAACAAATCACTCATATTCGCTTGAACCTAAAATTGATGGTTTATCTATTTCACTTCATTATCAAGGCGGAGTTTTTGTGCGGGCAGTCACTCGTGGAGATGGAGAAATTGGAGAAGTAGTTACTGAAAATATTAAACAAATTCAGAATATTCCTTTAACTATTAACTATAACAATGATCTGGAAATTCGCGGAGAAGTATATTTGAGCAAGCACAATTACAATGTTGCCAATGAGAAAATCAAGATAGAACATTATTTTAATTTAGCCTTGAAAAATCTTAAAAACTTAAATACTGTTTTGGAAAATAACTTATTAACTAGTGAATATAAAAACAAAATTCAAGAGTTGCTAAATAAAATAACAAACACAGCTAATTTAAATTTATCTTTTGAAGATTTAAAAACTTTTACTCAAGAAATTAATCATTTAATAAGCCAAAATACTTTTGTGGATTTTTCTGCTGAAAATAGTGCTCCAAAGTTGTTTGCCAATCCAAGAAATGCAGCTAGCGGAACACTTAGACAACTTGACTTAAATGTGGTCAAACAACGAAATTTAGATTATTTTGTTTACGAAGTAGTTGATCCAAATACGCATGGAATTAACTCACAAATTAAAGCTTTGGCATTTTTAAAAGATTTAGGATTTGTGGTTAACGAATACATTTATCAAGCCAATTCACTTGAAGATGTAATAAATAAAATTAACGATTTTAAAGACATTAAAGCAACACTACCTTATGATTGCGATGGTTTTGTTATTAAAGTTAATGAAATGAAGTTTTGAGATCAATTAGGTTTTACCTCTAAGTTCCCAAAATATGCAATTGCTTTTAAATACGAAACCGAAGAAGCAATCACTAAAATCATGGATATAAGCGCAGAAGTTGGACGTACTGGTAAAATTACTTATTTAGCCAAACTTGAACCTGTGCAATTAAATCAAACAACGGTCTCTGCTGCTACTTTGCACAATTATGAATATGTGTTAAATATGAATTTAAATGTTGGAGACTTAGTTAAGGTAATTAAATCCGGCGAAATCATTCCTAAAGTAATTGCGTTAGTACAAAAAAATACCACTCAAGTTTTTCCGAAAATTTTACATTGTCCTTCATGTAATAGCTTGTTGCAACAAAATCAAGATTTAGTTGACCAATTTTGTGTAAATCAAAATTGCAACGAAAAAATCATTCGGGCATTAATTCATTTTGCTTCTCGTGATGCTATGAACATTATGGACTTAGGTGAAGAAAATATTCGAATGTTTTATAAGGAAAAATTGCTTAATAACATTTTAGATATTTACAATTTACATCAAAAAAGAGAACTTTTAGAAACTCTTCCAAAAATTGGAAAACGTAAAGTTCAAAAATTAATTGCTAGTGTTGAAAAGTCAAAACAAACAACTTTAGCAAAAGCGCTTTTTGCAATCGGAATTAAAACAATCGGATCTCAAGTTGCTGAATTAATTACTCAAGAAATTACACAGCTTTCAGATTTAATTACTTTGAATTTAGATAAATTAACTCAAATAAATACAATCGGAAATACTATTGTAGAAAACTTACGCATCTTTGTGCAAAACCCACAAAATCAGGAGTTATTAAGACATTTAGATTCTTTATTAACTTACGAAAAAATTACCAAAACCAACAAACTTCAAGGATTAACTTTTGTTATAACTGGAACATTATCTCAAGGGCGAGATTATTATAAAAATTTAATTGTTCAAAACGGAGCTAAAGTTTCTTCTTCAGTAAGTTCCAATACTTCATACGTACTGGCCGGAGAAAACGCTGGAAGTAAATTAGATAAAGCAATTGCTCTAAATGTTAAAATTATTAATGAAGAGCAATTTAACGAATTAATAAAATAA
- a CDS encoding aspartate--ammonia ligase yields MYQSKLTIKQTQQAIQDLKFDFTKQLHKRLNLTRVSAPLFVESQSKINDGLNGETPVTFYPKNIQKQHEIVHSLAKWKRMALAKYKFDVHEGLYADMNAIRREEELDYKHSYYVDQWDWEMVINKKDRNVEFLKNTVKKIYEAIKFVKRELILDFPQLTYDFPEELTFVTSQQLYEMYPNLQPDQRENEFAKLHRAFFVMQVGYKLPDNLEHSKRAFDYDDWTLNGDLIFYDKANDAALEVSSMGIRVDKDALQKQQEYLKIDDSKIGEYHNLILQEKLPFTIGGGIGQSRLSMLLLEKKHIGEVQVSCWDEQTKEYCAQNNIELL; encoded by the coding sequence ATGTATCAATCAAAATTAACAATAAAACAAACTCAACAGGCAATTCAAGATTTAAAATTTGATTTCACTAAACAATTACACAAAAGATTAAACTTAACTCGTGTTTCAGCTCCTCTTTTTGTGGAGAGTCAATCAAAAATTAATGATGGATTAAATGGGGAAACACCAGTTACTTTTTACCCAAAAAACATTCAAAAACAACATGAAATTGTTCATTCACTAGCAAAATGAAAAAGAATGGCATTAGCTAAATATAAATTTGATGTTCATGAAGGATTATATGCAGACATGAACGCTATTAGACGTGAAGAAGAACTTGATTATAAACACTCATATTATGTTGATCAATGAGATTGAGAAATGGTAATTAACAAAAAAGATCGCAATGTTGAATTTTTAAAAAATACTGTTAAAAAAATCTATGAAGCTATTAAATTTGTAAAACGTGAGCTTATTTTAGATTTTCCTCAACTAACTTATGATTTTCCTGAAGAATTAACTTTTGTGACATCACAGCAACTTTATGAGATGTATCCAAATTTACAACCAGATCAAAGAGAAAATGAATTCGCAAAACTTCACAGAGCATTTTTTGTAATGCAAGTAGGTTATAAACTGCCAGATAATTTAGAACACTCTAAACGGGCATTCGATTATGATGATTGAACATTAAATGGAGATTTGATTTTTTATGATAAAGCTAATGATGCAGCTTTAGAAGTGTCTTCAATGGGAATTAGAGTTGATAAAGATGCTTTACAAAAACAACAAGAATATTTAAAAATTGATGATTCTAAAATTGGAGAATATCACAATTTAATCCTCCAAGAAAAACTTCCTTTCACAATTGGAGGAGGAATTGGACAAAGTCGTTTATCAATGCTTCTTCTTGAGAAAAAACACATTGGTGAAGTACAAGTTTCTTGTTGAGATGAACAAACTAAAGAATATTGTGCTCAAAACAATATCGAATTACTTTAA
- a CDS encoding MAG6790 family protein: MYKYKARLVANGEIVAQANTLDDLSGLIKSYRRGQKHGLHTKANENIEVIHIERDNLHGKYASKEVVIKIV; encoded by the coding sequence ATGTACAAATACAAAGCTAGATTAGTTGCTAATGGAGAAATTGTAGCTCAAGCTAACACCTTAGACGACTTAAGCGGTTTAATTAAAAGTTATCGCAGAGGCCAAAAACACGGTCTTCACACAAAGGCTAACGAAAATATCGAGGTTATACACATTGAAAGGGATAATTTACATGGTAAATACGCTTCTAAAGAAGTAGTTATCAAAATAGTTTAA
- a CDS encoding trigger factor-related chaperone translates to MKFLTHPIKLDVVTWVEYQSNALQNLQEQAKTNKDLKITQDKILDQASKMYLLPEMQKVWNSYLQKQDNIIYFRPMEVISKMTPDKIEGEFKIYYYDQLDKINLEFEPQNKIQFQPDYEEKIKTFTEEFIKNYTFRFYLDPDQPIAEGNLVYVKISDLKEENSRVYSVHAENNTSKVLEHMLLNKKVGDVFETDKLGQPLKIEIQSAMYYKQREITNENAKDILGKSFNNLDDVKKDIYKTTREQVFSDALFNYGVKIIDEVIQKSPVVELPQDLIENDLKHFNFAPTFEGNPAEYVTATIYNFFWQLVFRNKLKIDIKEEEFKNEIRFAQNLLPENQDHNLKTEAVVNAIIFKKIALHYLQKYEPQVYQENKQYTHLSN, encoded by the coding sequence ATGAAATTTTTAACCCATCCCATTAAATTAGACGTTGTGACTTGAGTTGAATATCAAAGCAATGCTCTTCAAAACTTACAAGAACAAGCAAAAACTAACAAGGATTTAAAAATTACTCAAGATAAAATTTTAGATCAAGCATCTAAAATGTATTTACTTCCTGAAATGCAAAAAGTATGAAATTCATACTTGCAAAAACAAGATAATATTATTTATTTTAGACCTATGGAAGTTATTTCAAAAATGACTCCAGATAAAATTGAAGGTGAATTCAAAATTTATTATTATGATCAATTAGATAAAATTAATTTAGAATTTGAACCGCAAAATAAAATCCAATTTCAGCCTGATTATGAAGAAAAAATTAAAACTTTTACTGAAGAATTTATTAAAAATTACACTTTCAGATTTTATTTAGATCCTGATCAACCTATTGCTGAAGGTAATTTAGTATATGTAAAAATTAGTGATTTAAAAGAAGAAAATTCACGTGTGTACTCAGTACATGCTGAAAATAATACTTCTAAAGTTTTAGAACATATGCTTTTAAATAAAAAAGTCGGTGATGTTTTTGAAACTGATAAGTTGGGTCAGCCTCTTAAAATCGAAATTCAAAGCGCAATGTATTACAAACAACGAGAAATCACCAACGAAAACGCAAAAGATATTTTAGGAAAAAGCTTTAATAATTTAGACGATGTAAAAAAAGATATTTATAAAACTACTCGTGAACAAGTTTTTAGTGATGCATTATTTAACTACGGAGTCAAAATCATTGATGAAGTTATTCAAAAAAGTCCTGTAGTAGAATTGCCACAAGATTTAATAGAAAATGATTTAAAACATTTTAATTTTGCCCCTACTTTTGAAGGTAATCCTGCGGAATACGTCACTGCTACTATTTATAACTTCTTTTGACAATTAGTTTTTAGAAATAAATTAAAAATCGATATTAAAGAAGAAGAATTTAAAAATGAAATTCGTTTTGCTCAAAACTTACTCCCAGAAAATCAAGATCATAATTTAAAAACTGAAGCAGTAGTGAATGCGATTATTTTCAAAAAAATTGCATTACATTATCTTCAAAAATACGAACCCCAAGTATACCAAGAGAACAAACAATACACACATTTAAGTAATTAA